From Garra rufa chromosome 19, GarRuf1.0, whole genome shotgun sequence, the proteins below share one genomic window:
- the slc13a5a gene encoding solute carrier family 13 member 5a, with product MHYSQIRTYTFCAVSPRFFFFRLFLLSYHKTMMMALRILKHVWWMKNGLILFCTPFLLLPLPLVIGTKEAACAYVVALMAVYWCTEVLPLAITALLPAVLFPFFRIMESKDVCMQYLKDTNMLFLGGLMVAVAVEHWNLHKRIALRVLLIVGVQPALLMLGFMGVTAFLSMWISNTATTAMMVPIVQAVLEQLNNTAEQEQTSTPETDEKNPEKQTDRQVALNGHSFSMESDMEEHSREAEERLNMCRGLMLSVCYAASIGGTATLTGTGPNLVLMGQMNQLFPDNPDIINFASWFGFAFPNMIIMLTLAWLWLQIVFLGVNFRKTWGCGTVKTEKEIAAYNVIKEEHRSLGPMMFGELSVLALFILLVVLWFTRDPGFVDGWATHFFNAEKEFVTDATVAVFVAALLFVFPSKPPCLCCWRTPSHETVHQQENGPSPTLLTWKVTQQKMPWSIILLLGGGFALAKGSEVSGLSQWLGNQMSPLQNIPPWAIGIVVCLMIATFTECTSNVATATLFLPILASMSQSIGVNPLYVMIPCTLSASFAFMLPVATPPNAIVFSYGYLKVSDMAKTGIVMNIIGILSITLAVNSWGRAIFSLDNFPSWANTTKV from the exons CACAGATCAGAACATATACGTTTTGCGCAGTTTccccccgtttttttttttttagacttttcTTGTTAAGTTATCATAAGACAATGATGATGGCTTTACGTATACTGAAACATGTATGGTGGATGAAAAATGGACTAATTCTCTTTTGCACCCCGTTTCTTCTACTTCCTTTGCCACTTGTCATTGGAACTAAG GAGGCTGCATGTGCGTATGTCGTTGCACTGATGGCAGTGTACTGGTGTACCGAGGTGCTGCCACTGGCCATCACTGCTCTCCTGCCAGCTGTACTCTTTCCTTTCTTCAGAATCATGGAGTCCAAAGAT GTGTGTATGCAGTATCTGAAGGACACCAACATGCTGTTTCTGGGTGGACTAATGGTGGCTGTAGCTGTCGAGCACTGGAACCTACACAAGAGAATTGCACTCCGGGTGTTGCTCATTGTAGGAGTACAACCTGCTCT GCTGATGTTGGGCTTCATGGGTGTAACAGCCTTCCTCTCCATGTGGATCAGTAACACGGCTACAACAGCCATGATGGTGCCCATTGTTCAAGCTGTGCTCGAGCAACTCAACAACACAGCAGAACAAGAGCAGACCTCCACTCCAGAGACTGATGAGAAAAACCCTGAGAAACAAACTGATAGACAGG TGGCTCTGAATGGCCACAGCTTCTCAATGGAATCCGACATGGAAGAGCATTCTCGAGAAGCGGAGGAAAGATTAAACATGTGTAGAGGCCTGATGCTAAGTGTGTGTTATGCAGCTAGCATTGGTGGGACAGCCACACTCACAGGCACGGGACCAAACCTTGTTCTTATGGGACAAATGAACCA GCTGTTCCCAGACAATCCTGACATCATAAACTTTGCATCATGGTTTGGATTTGCCTTCCCCAACATGATCATCATGCTCACGCTGGCCTGGCTGTGGCTACAGATTGTGTTCCTGGGTGTAAA CTTCAGAAAGACATGGGGCTGTGGGACGGTGAAGACTGAGAAGGAGATTGCTGCCTATAATGTAATCAAAGAGGAGCACAGGAGTCTTGGTCCCATGATGTTTGGGGAGCTGAGTGTGCTTGCCCTCTTCATCCTCCTGGTGGTGCTTTGGTTCACTCGTGATCCAGGCTTTGTGGATGGCTGGGCGACACACTTTTTCAATGCTGAAAAAGA GTTTGTGACAGATGCCACGGTGGCGGTGTTTGTAGCTGCTCTGCTCTTTGTTTTTCCCTCTAAACCACCATGTTTATGCTGCTGGAGAACACCGAGCCATGAGACAG TACACCAGCAGGAAAATGGACCCAGTCCAACTTTGCTGACATGGAAGGTGACACAGCAGAAGATGCCATGGAGCATTATCCTCCTGCTAGGGGGAGGCTTTGCCCTGGCTAAGGGCAGTGAG GTGTCAGGGCTGTCACAATGGCTTGGAAATCAGATGTCACCTCTTCAGAATATTCCTCCCTGGGCAATTGGCATTGTTGTGTGTCTGATGATAGCTACCTTCACTGAATGTACCAGCAATGTAGCCACAGCAACATTATTTCTGCCTATACTTGCATCTATG TCTCAGTCTATAGGTGTCAATCCTCTGTATGTTATGATCCCCTGCACCCTCAGTGCATCTTTTGCCTTCATGCTCCCTGTGGCTACCCCTCCAAACGCTATAGTCTTCTCATACGGATACCTGAAAGTATCTGACATG GCCAAGACAGGGATTGTCATGAATATCATCGGCATCCTCTCCATTACCTTGGCTGTTAACAGCTGGGGCAGAGCTATCTTCAGTTTAGACAACTTCCCCAGCTGGGCAAACACTACAAAAGTGTGA